The Pangasianodon hypophthalmus isolate fPanHyp1 chromosome 20, fPanHyp1.pri, whole genome shotgun sequence genomic sequence CTGCGTTCTTGCTTTTCGAAATCCGTCTGTGATCCGTTGTGTATCATGGCTTGCGTTAACatggatgatgaggatgaggatgatgatgatgatgaacagAGGTCCTGTGATGTATGAAACGCAGTTTGAAGTGTTTCATTGGGATTAGAAGTAAATGATGTCGCAGGAAGATAgtaaacattataataaatatgatgaAGTACAGTAAGATGAACGAGAGAGGAACCGAATGAGAGCTTTTGAGACGAGTCGCTCCGGcgtattaaaaatgaaacagcaACACGCAGCGTGAAGTCAAACGATTCATTCGAAACAAAGGCAGTCTTTAACGACAGCGTGTAGGTGTGCATTCTGGCGTGACCGTGGCACCATGTGCTCGTGGTGGGCGCCAGGACGCCTCCCGCTGAACACCTGCTGTGGAGAAACAGAGGAGACCAAGTGTTTGTGTTACGTCGCCTGGAAAGAGCGTATGGCAGAGCTGACGATAGCTGCTTTAGGTTTGCTTTGCATGCCCTAAACCAAAGGGAAAGTAAAAGTGTTCATCAAAACCTCAGAGAGAAAGCTGATGACCTGACGCCGTGTTGGTGGTTTGCTGGCGCTCTGCAGTACTGTGTCTGATATTTTATCTCacaggatgatttttttttttttttttttttttttttttttttttttttttttaaaaatacatatttcctGTGCACTCTCCGATCGTGTCCTATTGATCATTAATACACTCTTGCTTGAGGTTCAGATCTAAAGTCTTAACAGAAAGTAAACCTCTCATCTACATATTGTTTGGATTTCTGTCTATGTTGGAGTATAATTTTTCGTACGAGAAACATTTTgaggttttcacacacacacggttccgTAACTAAAATACGTACCAGATTCAGATTTTTTGTGACATCCTAAGATGATAAGACGGCTGTGATTTGATTGGTCAAGGGTGCTTAGATGGATACTTCTTACTGTTTCCCGTAAAGGTCATGCAAGTGCGTTTTTTTATTAACGAAAAGATAAAACTTTTTGTTGTGTACCAGTTAATAGTGTGgaaatataacaaataattcGAGGTCAATTCACACAATTTTCAGACATGTCTCCACGCAATAATAGTACTTTAGACCTATTTTTATGGTTCTTCAGGAcgataaaatatttttttcaaatgtatttaaGCCATTCAaaggaaatgtgtgtatttgtaaatGCGTTTTGTTCTGCAGGAAGAGGTAGTCTTTATTTTTCAGGATTAACACACAGTCGTACGACCGCAAAACTGTTGGTGTGCATTATCGGTGAGTCCGTATTCGCCTCTGCAGTCTGTCCAGATGTTATTAAAGCCGAAAAAAACATATGTTGAAAACTAAAGTGATGTCACATctgtgacacaaacacactgtgccttttgcatcttttttttttttttttgcagggagATGTGAAATAGTGAGTGTGAGACTCTTAACGTGCTCGTGGTGAAGTTTAATCTGGCAGCGAGGAAGGGATCTCCGTCCAGCAGAGCTAAATTTAGAACTGTTTTAACGTGGGCGTAATTACTAACCGCCGTCGTCCATCTTCAGATCTGATGACTTTAAAAAGACAATTGAGAAATTCTGAAGACTACTAATGAAAAGATTCATATGCAGAAAATTAAAagattacaaaattacaaagatTTACAAAGCAAATTCAGTGGATCGGCAACATATAGATATTTCTGAGCATAAGAATGAGTCATTTAAAGTTTACTTCATTCATCCCTCATAATGTAGCTCATTAAATATGCAACAAAAAAATCCTCTATAGAACATTTCAGCAAAGCAAAACAATAACAAGGTTACTGCGAACATCTGTCTCCTAAAGCGTTTCCGGTGACGCAGTTTTTAAATGTAGAGCTGTCAAAGAACTAGCACGTCCTTTTTGAGTCTACCAAAAAGCAAGCAAATACGATGTATACAACAATGtacaataaatgataaaaatgaaatgtttctgattgtagTAGTCGTGTCCTTGGAGTTAATTGGCTTTCAGTGCATCATTTTAAACCGCTTAATATATTTCCATAAACATGCAACTCAGAATGTCTTCTATACACAGCATATAATCCCCTGTACACAGGATACACAGACattttagtattaaaaaaaaaacctccttgTTATAGAGAAAcatcatttttctgtatttgtgtaAAAAGTTGTGCTTCTGTTCTTTAAACATTGTGTGAGCTCGGGGGATCTGCAGACTTTGTGGGGATTTAAATTCCACTTGTGATGGAAGACAGCTCTGAAAGCAATCCTTTCCTTTCATCTGTCACTGTgctaactttatttacaatacCACATACGTCTGTCCTCCATCAGCCCCGTTATGGCCACCGCTACGGTTTTATTCTCGCCACGGAGAGTCCCATTGGTCCCGCTGTAATCCTGCTCAACCTCGGAGAAGAACCGAGTTTCTGCGGCCTTCTGAGTcagcaaaataaacacagcGCTGATGACTCAGGTGGTTCCTAGAACAACCTTTAAGGGGGTTCTTCCTGAGAGACAGGAAGCGGAGGTCACATGGATTTGATCGTGGAAGCTGAGTCAGAGAAATGCAGCGAGGGACAGAAAGGgaaaggagaggaaggagaggacGATTCATATTCACAGGAGATGGGAGATGTAAAAGGGAAAgggaaagatttttaaaaagaaatgaaaacatatgCATACAATAAATGcatagagtatataataaaacaaatacagtactgtgcagaagtcttaggcacatgcacagaaatgctgtagagcaaagatgccttcaaaaataaggaaatgaaatgtttctacattcaaaaaatcctataaagagcagtaaacagtaataaatgaaacaaagacaatatttggtgtgacgatccttcgctttatcagtagtctcaggtgcagtgtgtgcagttttataaggaaataagctgtaagtgttactgagcatcttgcagaagcagccacagttcttctggagactttgactgtcgactcgcttcttatttctgcagcgaaacccagcagccttcattatgtttttatctgaaaagtgtctcttatggaatctgctgctttctttactgacatacaaacatttttctgtaacattaactttttttgtgctggaaaactaatgtatagaaatctaaaatgtttttgtactgactcgataatgtagaagttataaaataaaactctataaAAGTTTGTATAGCGTGCCAGTATGACACCATCAACATTATATTTGCTGTAGACACGATTTAAGGATTAGCCCCCAACCCCGCCCCGCCCCTGCACACACTGTAACTATACCAAAGCTCTCAACTAACCTAGTTTGCTATcgagattagatttattattatcagtaatgcagatgaaataaagattggtgTAACGCTGGTGATGAGGAGGTCGCTTGCCTTCGCTGTAGCTTTGGAGAAAGAAGATCAACACAGTTTGAGCTGCTTGTGCGACTTCACTGTATGCAGCCACCGTTAAAGTGCGACGTCACCTCACGTAATGGTGAACGTCCCAAAAATACACACcctgttatttttagttacatcaCAACGTTGGAATGTTGGCATTGAAATATTTTCTATTGAACATGGCGTAAACCTGGTTATTTTCACTCATCAAAAAGACTCATCTTTCCAGTTGTTTGTTTTACTCGATCGCACATCACAAACttgcaacctgattggtcagaaggtttaaaaatatgtatatatatatatattttttttttcatcactcgGTGCTTTTCTGAAATGGTTTTTCAACTTTGGAAACCCCGCTGTGAACAAAAAATGCTGATGGCAGTGCGCTGGCAGGTGAGAAGGAAAATGGCGTGTAAGAGCAACCTAAAAGTACATTTAGGTTGATTATATTGCGTTTATTTCTCACGTAAGATAATAACTCACGTTAGACATTAATAATGCTCAGTCAAGTGACATTAAGGTCTCAGAAAAGACAAAGAATCAAAACCTCACTTTTAAAGGAGTAGTTTGGGTTTTTAAACTgactgaagtttgcttctttaattttacACTGGAGCTCCGAGGCGTACGTAGCTAACAGTGGAAGTCTGCGTCACCAACATTGCCTAAGTACACGCCTCAATCTTTATATACTTGCTTTAAATGACATGATTTAAACTTTGAGCATGCTTATACGCTAATTTACACTCTAACAGCATGTCTGTGTGACTGCTAAAACAGCCAGATGCAGCTCGAGCCAGATGTTTTTTGTTACGTACATTAGAGTCATAGCAcaatgcaaaactaaaaaagcaAACACCGAACATGTCTTGGCCAGTCGACTACATTTAGGATaagagcaacattttttttttttttttttccctaaatttTTGTGCGTTCTTCTGACGTTAAAATGCATGTCCATATCCGAGTCTAATGTTGTTCTTGTGTTGCAGCTCTTCAGCATCTTCGCCTTCGCCACCACTGGCGGATACGAGGGGTCCCTGACCATGACGCTCAACTGTCCAAATCCACCTCCACAAGACATTACTGCACACTTCGGCTATCCTTTCAGGTAAACGACAATACATCAATCACGGTCAGGTGCTGCAAGTGTGCTTAGATGGAAAATATAACCCCATCCGAGGACGTGATGCTATTTTtgcttattgtttctatagcaacagcttacacagggacttgtacactCCAAATAATCTTAACCAAATGAGAAACGTATCATATGTAATCGTTACATCGTCATATAATGTGAAGCTGCTTGGTTTGGTTTTTACgctttacagtttttttaagtttaacatggcgagctgttttttttttttttgttccatcttattaacttcttattaacttcaaggcagagaaaaaacataagggctggtgagggagtttatagctgctctaatggAAGGggtaataggaactaacttgtattgtggacgttccacaacattaaatgtaaccataaacggTTAAAAAGTAGGATttgtcatttgttaataaataaaaagttgttcgtgttggaaaattgctgtggtaaaagaggattattttcctatgacatcacttcctgtcatgttttattctttacacagAACAGATTGTTTGCAGTCTGACTGCCATAAATCATATCAGTAAATCATATCTGTTTTACTAAACCTACTGCACCTGCCTGTCTTTATATCAGCCAGTATTATTTGATCAGTTGAACAGTGTGCACTTTCTCTGTGTAACGCTTGAGTAATATCAGACCTATCAGTAACCATCTGCTTTATTACCCCTGTGTCTTTATTAGGCTCCAGAATCAGCATTTTGACATCCCGAACTGCAACGCCAGCGTCCCCTCCAACGTGACATACCTGAGGGGGGACTTCTCGTCCTCCGCCGAGTTCTTTGTGTCCGTGGGCGTCTTTGGTTTCCTGTACTGCACCTTCACCCTCATCCTGTACCTGGGCTACCAGCACGTCTACAGAGAAACCAGCCGAGGACCCATCGCTGTGAGTGAGCGGGGAGGAAGTCCGTTAGAGGACAGTGCGCTTAGAAATACTCTCCAAAAGCACAGCAAAGAGACGTTACAAACaagaatatgagagagagagagagagagagagagagagagaaagagagagggagctgTTCTAAGGAAACAAAGAGACTAATTGCACTATATTAATAAAGCAGAATAACATTGTTATAAATGCCTTGATCCAGTTTAGTTCCTGTTTCCTGCAGTAGGGatgtaaacaaaaatgaatgttatttgtaatacagatacgaataggaggtgcactgtgtgtttagttttttttaagaaggCTTGCTAGAAGttttcacagggcatctggttgagaccagtgtacatcaggactgggatcctgcgATCCCGTGACATGCTTTCCTACAAGCACACTCAAATGGAGAAGAACCAAATATGATGCTCATGTGGTAGAGAAAAACGCTGTGCAGCTATCCATTCAAACATTACATTGCTGTTACAGTGTTCATTAATTCATCCTGAGTAACTtcatggtcagggttgtggtggtttaaattactagtttatttatattttggtattttgtgaaatagaacaaaataactaataataggACGCTTCAAACAAATATAACAACTGTTTGAGCAGGATCTTTAGAAAAGTGCTACCCTTTCTAATGtcttttccatgtttttccAGGGACGTAGTGGTagggtttatatttaatttaaaaaaataaaaacaaaaaatccacCACctttccagtttaggccacgcccactggtgcgttaaatctgaatacagatacaggtatGGATATTTGGGGAGAGTTTCGCAGCAGGGATCTGCAGCTCTGCAGGAACTCGCATATATAAAGATGCACAAATGGGCAATAAAGTTCTGCTCCTTACTTCTCCTCCGCTCTGCTGGTGTGTTTTTCCCTCCAGGATCTGATTCTGACTGGGATCTTTGCGTTCCTGTGGCTGGTCTCGTCCTCTGCGTGGGGAAAAGGACTGACCGATGTGAAGTACGCCACCAACCCCGATTTGCTGGGCACTTACTGCAGTCCACAGTGTGTGACCAAACTCTACCCCGCCATGGGACGCCTTAATTCCTCCGTGGTAAGacaaacatctttaaaaaaaacaaacaaaaaaaaaaaacaggaggcagctctgtgtatgtgtgtgtgagagagagtataaATTAACGTTTGTTTCTTTAGGTCTTCGGCTTCCTCAATCTCATCCTGTGGGCAGGAAACTGTTGGTTCATCTTTAAGGAGACTCCGTTCCATAAGCCTGCTCAGGCTTCCTCCAACATGGAGCAGGGAGGCAGCTCCTAATTGGATAAGGCAGACTCCTCCCACTCCATTCAAGCCAATCAGAAATTAGAGTATGCCACTGCGGGTTCACAAGGACTCATcctaaagtaaagtaaagtttgATACGAAGAGGTTTCGGCTCACAGCTGGTCCGGTCCAGCTGCTGTTTTCACTGTGCAGAACGTTCACTCTGGCTGTTTGGCTTTGGGTTTAAGCAGAAAGCGTCCGTCTTGGTTGTGTTGACTGGTGCAGGTGTAATTATCTACGT encodes the following:
- the sypl2a gene encoding synaptophysin-like protein 2a; this translates as MEFLQKLLSGFRLDLGPLKEPLGFIRLLEWLFSIFAFATTGGYEGSLTMTLNCPNPPPQDITAHFGYPFRLQNQHFDIPNCNASVPSNVTYLRGDFSSSAEFFVSVGVFGFLYCTFTLILYLGYQHVYRETSRGPIADLILTGIFAFLWLVSSSAWGKGLTDVKYATNPDLLGTYCSPQCVTKLYPAMGRLNSSVVFGFLNLILWAGNCWFIFKETPFHKPAQASSNMEQGGSS